GTTGAGTGATGTCTAGAGGATCCGAAGGTAGTCACTCCTATGGTAGGATACTGTGGTCCTGCGTCCAGAAGCATGTTTACTTTGCGCCGCTGAAACGACTGCAAaaatcaaaaaatacaaaattctcACCACTGGCTTTCTGAAAAAAGGTGCGACTTACTCTTTACGAGAGCTTCGCAAACTCCCTTTTCAGGtttctatttaatatatataaatatttttctgAAAGGGATCTTTTTCTTCTCCCTTTCGTTAACTGCAAACGCAAATCATGTACAATATTGTCTTTTGTGGTTTATCTTCCTGTGGAGAAACTTTCACCTCCTCAGCCAGGCGGTGAGCTCGAGACTGATAACGGCAATCATTCCTGCAGATAAATGAATTGAAAAGACAACACCGTCCCTCTTGATGAATGGGAGTAGAGGGGCGGAGTCACGTGAGGCATTGCGTGTGTTTTCATTTGCGGAAGGCTGCTCCCCCTACTCATACTCACTCTCCAACTAACCGTTCACAGGGATCCATCCCCATTCTGATTGGTCAATTTACCTCATCAATCCCAGGTATTGTAGGACTGTTGACAGTGATTTTGGGTAGCGGGGTGTACAACTGGAGAAAAGTTGCCAAATGTGCAAAGGATAATATCTACATCACCTTTGTAATGCGAGCAAGGCGTGTACAGCTTTCTATTAAAGCCCTGTACGATATGCAGCAGGAACGTATTCCTATTTATGCTGTAAGGAACATCGTTTGCACctaccttttattttttcttgagcaagacaaaaaaaaatcgtGTTTTACTACGTCGGGGGAAAAAAGTCTGTctacaatatgaaaaaaaaaaaaaaattacaatgtgTAAAATCTAAACTAATAAACCCGTCAGTGTTGCATTTTTTAACGATTGTTTATCGATCACTGTCTTTCCGAGAAAAAAATGCTGGGTTTAGATAGTCGTTTAAATAGAACGTGATATATGACGGCTTCACTATTCAATCCTTCTCAGACTGATTTAAATTATACAAATCCCGTCAGGAAAAAAAAGGGAGGGAAGAGCCAGCAGTACTTTTATTGCTAACCAGTCATTTGCGCAATGGAAAAattgcttatgttttttttttttaattattaaagttaaatgtttttttttcttcagaaaacaaAGTTTCTAGGTGTGACCCCTCCCAAATATATTGCACAATTTTAAAGACGTCTGTTTCACATATGAATCTTCCATATACATGTACCTTTCTCGTTTGCTACGCCCTTTAAATACCTCAATAAGTTACTCGGGAGTGAAGTTCTGCATATTCATTGGTTCTCATTATTTTGCTTCAATGAAAAGGTGAATGCTCGCAATTAATCGGAATCATTCAGTTTACCTTTTGTTTGGGTCTTGAATGAGTTTCCTTTGAGCTAAATGTGCGAGCTTCTCTTAATCCATAACAAAGAAACTCCATCTCATTCTCAAATAATTATCCATGTTAGTAAATCACCAGTGTGAAAGACATCTGGGAAGTCATTGTTTCAGTTCAATTCATCGCAAATCGTTCGACCTTTTAAGTAacggtttaatatatatatattttgaataatTATTTGAAATATCGTAATTTTGTTAAAACTTGTTTGATTACACGTTAAATACCAGATATAAAAAAACAGTTATATGCATTTAGCTTACATTTGaaagatgtatttttatatattctgTCAATGTAAAGACTCCTATTTCAATCACAATGAGATTTCAATAGGCCTACTGAATTGAAACAAACTAAAATATTGTTTGTGATTTGCTTCCAAACTGAATGGGCAAATGCAACGCTTACTCTGTTTCACGTTATGGAGTCGAGATATAGCTTACAGCGCAATTGCGAGTATAAAAAGTTGTGAGCTGTAGAAGTTATCATGTGGGATTTGCAGGCGCACTCTGCAGGAAACGCAGGCTGCTCGAGTTCAAAGCCGCATGCACCCGACGTGACATATAAGCCATTAAAATATCATCCTGACGGCTCatttctgcttcatcatacagcCCCTGTTTCCAGAAAGCCTGGGAGATATGAAGAATGATCGCCTTCTTTCGGTGGCGAAATAGTTTTTAAATGCACGTTTAActtacctgaaaaacaataatctgcaagCCATCTTCAACAGGTGGAGAACGGTAAGACAGGCACGCGTATTGAATGACTTTTCCTTAACTTCTGACCTTTACATGTCCATTCATTCACGTTACGCAGGAGAAACTAAGCAAAAGAATAATGTTAATAACGCACTGTTTGTTGTTTCCTAGAATAGCCTTTGTCAGGGATGATGGCGCATAGGCTATTATTGAAGATATACACTTGTCAGTAAAGGTGCTAATGGTCCTAATTTACATAGCCTATACATTCCAAAGCTCCATTGTGTTGAATGACTGTTTTCAATCGCTGGACTACGACATGTTCAGTCAGATTTGCTTCGACGGAAATTGAGTTAGTATTTAAATCGGAAACTTATTTTGTGATTTATGATGACGCGACCATTTTACGTATTATGTAGGCTACCGTACACGTTATGTGCATGTTAATTTGTGTATGTGTCtgatcgtttttgttttttttattaataaattgaCAAGTACTGTAGTCTTTCAATCAGTCTATGTTAAAAGAAATACGGCAAATACTTGCTATGTAATGAACTAAATGTTAATTTGTTTCGTACATCTTTAGTAGTTTTAAATATGGAATTCCGCGAATGCTTCTCTTTTCCTAAATTTAATGTAAGCTAATTACTTGATTTACATGGTGAATGATGATGCTCTGAAGTCGCCAAATTCTAAAATACCATATAGTTTGACCTTTGACCCGTAACCGACCACATATGCCAGAGTCATAGTAAAACTGCACAATACAGCCTTGTAGTGTATTTGGTCAAAAACCGTAATGTTCTGCCTAGAATGTCGTCAGATAATCTGTGCATTTTCGTAGCGTATCCTATACTTAAAATGATAACACATTTTGTTCACTTGCATTATTCAACAATAAGAACAATTAGCATTTTTAGATGTCCTGTTAATATATAAATCTATTAAATGTTGTAATGCAGACTACTGTCCATGTATATAATACACAAATGACTAACTCATAGACATGTGGGTAGCGGCCATGTCCAAAAACAGACAATGCGCAAGTATTGTTTTAGTGCCAGCCCTGATTATATTTAATATTGGCAATAGTCAGACTAATTACTTCAATGTGGtattatttagatggctaacataCAAAGGCGCATTCGTTTCCTTGCATCTGACATTATTTTCAGCTTGCACACTTAGactaaaataacacatcaaaggAAACCAACATTTCGCCCGGTATTCCAGAGAACATTTTACAAACGTGTCAGAGAATCGTCATATTTCAAATATGACACGATGCGCTCATAAATAATTCTGTAGTTTAAAGGGTAATTTCTTGAAGTTATcctagccaaaaaaaaaaaaaaaaaaaaagtttattaaatcAACGGCTATGACTGAAGTTTTAGTTTACTTGTATTTtaacaagtatttttttaaaagcaaggtTAAATATGAGAATATGTAAATATAACTACAAAACTATCATTGTTAGATACcatttatgaaataaaaaaaacctaaaatcatAATATGTATTAGCCTATTAGCCCATGTCAATGGGGTACTTGCGTGTGTGCAGAAAGATAAAATGGTCCAATTTGGTAATACAaaatattcttttaaatacattttacttgatTTAATTCTAGTTCgtaaaacatttacaattgtaAACCGTCTATAGCCCGTATGtactttttatatttaacatAACAAATGACATCCATACATATTTTAGTTTCTGCATTATTCAGTTTCTAATGCACTTGAATACAATTGtcctttattttaatattattctcATTAGTGTGTATTTTTGTCCTTCCCCGAAATCTAGACGATCTTTGAATTGGAACTTTTCAttgacattgtgtttttaaatcgaTCTAccactgactatatatatatatatatatatatatatatatatatatatatatatatatatatatatatatatatatatattacttattttacttattttttaaactatagccAAAAATCGAAAGATTCGCCTGCAAATAATTGAAATTAACATTTATGAACGCTACAATAGTCACGCTGGCATTGACCACAGGTAATAAAATATTGGCGTATCACTCTCTCAATGGGATTTTAGGTTTGTTCTGCTTTCCAGTGCTCATTGTGTCTGAAGATGCACGAACCAGTGATTGACTCCTTTGAGCAGATTTATAATCCAACCAATGCCTGTTGCAGCTTGTATAAGTAATGTTTGAGATGCATCTAATTGAAAGAATTTGACCTCGACTTGGGTAGACTGACATAATATTGTTTATATTATATCTGTTTCCGGCGATTTAATTAGAATTAAAGTTTGACGAAAATTGGATCACATTAGGTAAGACATAGTTTGCTCTTTGTTTTATTACTCATACCTGAGTTTCCACAattgaaatacaaaatgcatgaaATGTTATTTAAACGTGTTATCCCATAAAATGTCTTCCATATACTATTTTtcatgatgtattattattattattattattattattattagtagtagtagtagtagtagtagtagtagtagtagtagtagtagtagtagtttatttTAAGACTGACAGTTTACAATTGTATCTGTGTTTGTGGAGACGTTAGGTGGGGTATTATGTAAACCAGCAGTTCAATGGTATacatttcatttcaaatgatAACTTCTGTGTCTAGGGGGTATTTAAATTCGGCATCTTGTATTTGAATGTCAGATATTATTGTAATAGTTTGCATGGACTGTGGACTTTTAATTTCTAGGTTAAATGCTTCAAAATATGCTGGCTACATTGGCTCTTCCGTGCTGCTGTAGGCTGTATCATACACACATACCATATTTGACACCCATTACCACCGTTTTCACGAGAAACTACTACTATTAGAAAAGGAAATGAGTTTGTATTGATAAATATACAACATATGACAAAACAGTAACGTTATGCAACCCGAATCATATCCTAAAACCAAACGGGAGGCACCTTTTAATTTGAGCCACACCCATTAGATGTTTGTGCGGTAAATATGAGACAAAACACTTTCACATTTTTTGAGCGATTTTCTGACAGATGCTGCGTGGAAAACTGTACGTATTTTTAAGACAAATTTGGTGACATCACCCAAGACCTTTAATTGCCCCTTGCTTTGCTTTAAATAACGCACCGTAGCAAGTTTGACCACTGAAACACGTTTGTAACCTCTTGTACTTAGTCACTAAGATACATGGGGTCATCGATAGGAATGGCTAATGATATAAACTGACACCTGTGAATCATTTATTCAGTGAGGAAGTTTTTGAACAACAGGGTGGAGAATATATTCATGTGTATTTAATCACTTTCACAGGCAGTGAGAAACTTTTCCCACCTGAGGAAGAGACAAGGAGGAACATTTGTTATTACTTAGTCTATGGCGCCTGTCTAAACAGCGGCGTatcccagacacacacacacacacacacacacacacacacacacacacacacacacacacacacacacacacacacacacactcacacacacacacacacacacactagaaacACTGATTTTGCTTTACAAGGTTATGAAAACCgtattgttttttcttcttcttcttcttaaaaatatgcaaaacaccAGGGGTGGctctgttttcattatttaattaggCACAATCTTCCTCCAATAAGAGCAGAATAAATTGgggttgttttttaaatctttttactccagaaaacaaaaccaaaaataaacatttgggtATTGATTTTAAGGGTTTaaacataattaaatacattaatgacttatgtatttatttatttttgtaacttgaaTCAGTGATTATGTTACATGGTGATAACATTGCATAATTAATATACTTAAGAATTCAACATAAAACGTATGTAACAGATTTTAAACACGTATTATTGCACTATTTTTATGTATATAATCTGCtgcatgagactttttttttaatcaacgtGCATTTTAATGTCAACGCCAGTCTCTGTGGTGATTCTAAGTCCTTGCTTTCAGTGTTATCGTTTTAGATAACATAGGCCTACTATTGCCCCCTTTCAAGCATTGTGAATGACAGGATCTAGATCTTCACAACGTAATCGCAACGGATTACAGAACAGACACACAATATCAAGCCCATTAcaaatatacacatacatattaaaTTCCTTACATTAATTCTGTAAAGATGTACGACACCCTTACAAGTCTACTTTTTATATAAGTCCATACTCCTATGTGTATGTACGTTGCCCTCAAATGGGAAGAAATGCAAGCATGCTGGGGCTTCTGTTTTGCAAACTGACCAGAAAACAAAACTTGAGATAAAAACTTTCAGTGTGTCATTTTGATACCCGCTTGAAATGTCTATAATAATTTAAAGAATACTTATTATTACACACATGTTTATATTAAAATGTCTCTTctgtagtgttttgtgttttacgttttttttaatgctaactCCTCCTCTGACTCCTTCATTAGGCCCACCTCCTATGCTCTTGCTCCCTGCAGGCTCAGGGCCTTAAATCGACAGGGCTCGTGGACAAAATTATTCGGTATTCGGTAATATCAGTGCAACATATTTCATGACGGAATAAAAGTTACAGGGGATGACGTAATATGTTCTTTGCCAAGATTTCCTGGTAGGTTTTGTGTCGTTGAAAGTAGCCCGGTTTAGAACTTGTATGCTTTATGTAACCGTTTCAAGCAATAGAGGGAAACGTTATGCTTTATATtagtataattataattattttaatgtagtCTAATACCAATTTtacagactatatatatatatatatatatatatatatatatatatatatatatatatatatatattctaataacCCCATTGTGTTAGCAATGTACTCAAACAGTAGCCTTACAACACTTTCATCAAAATTGCATTTTCTAAAGTTTAAAGTTATCGGTTTGGAACATTCgtcttcattaaaataaataaataggcgtACACATGAGTGAATATATACATTAGAAAAATAATTTACCCAAttgaaaaaatatacaaataatacaaattataaaacaataattAGCATCAAACTTGCTAGCTTTTTAGGCTACAAAAATACCCGTAAAGTACTTCATATAGACCTTAAATGTAGCGAAGTATGCGCACACAAATGTGTATGCAGTAAGGCTTATATTGCTGATCATTATATCTGCATTTGAAATTAACAGCAACCAGTGATTATAGCTACATTATAGCCTATGCTAGTACTACTACTGGCAGGTAGCACAGGTCGTGTGCTCATTTGTTTGGCTCCtgcccttttattattattattattattattattattattattattattagtttaaaactatttttgttttaaactttgatatttgatttatttgtttttttccctttttaaaataataataataataataatatatattttttaagtttcTAAATTAAGTTTCTTCTTATTGCGTATCATTTTGAAAAAGTAGTGCAGAGGAGATAAAAGCACAATACCCTttgcataacaaaaaaaaaaaaaaaaaaacttttcttgtTTTGCCTTAGGCTGAGCGCAGGCGCCCTGGCTACTTGCTGTCACTAAAACAATTTTCCTCACACTGGAAACTGTCAGGAGTGACGTCAATCATCCTGCGTTGACCAATTAGAACGCTCCCTGATTGTTTAGCTCCACGGGCTGCAGCGCCGTCCATGAATCTCTATTCAGTGTCTCAAAGCGTCCTGCTGCTGCCTCTCAAGCGAATGGGATTCTACGTAGGCATTGCGAGATAATCTaaagtttagaaaatatttttaaagtttattttttgttattattatattattattattgtcactgGTAGTATTTTTCGTTATTATTGTTTTGCCCGCTGTTAGGTTATTCTAAAGTTAGAAGTTTTGAGCGTGAATTGCTGTGGGAAGCTAGTGATGGACCCTGCATTTTCCAAGCGGAACACGGCGCTGAGATTAGTTGACTTGGCAGGGGCtcaccaccatcaccatcatcaccataCCCCTGAGAGCATGACAGGCTTCCCGGGGTTCAGCAGCCATCCCCACTCAATGGCACACCCGCACCCTGGGGAGATTACTTCAGAACCCCGCCTGGGGCCAAGTCCATTCGGGCCAGAACACATGGGGCATTCCTCGGCCCTCAAACTCAGCCCAGCCCATCATtatccccaccaccaccaccaccaccaccatcgtAATCCTCATATGGCAGGCCACACCGAAGTGGTCTCCAGTCAAACGGGAGCTTTTGGCCCTGTGCAGGCTGCAGCAGTCCCATATCCCATGTCTCACACAGCCCAGGCGTTATCGGCAGGTAGGGATTTCTTTTTACGCAGAGACCTGACAGCTCCAGCCATGCCAGGACTTACTGATCCTGGTACAAGTTCTCATCACGGAATGTTTGTCTCAACAACAGGTAGCTACCCTGGACTCCATGGTCATCACCCCGAAGCAGGAAACCATACTCTCTTCTCTGGACTCCACTACGAACAGTCTTCTAACGCAGCTCCAGGTGGCCACGCTTTGAATGGACAAATAAGGTTAGGCATACCTGGAGAAATGTACGCTAGGGCTGATCATTTCAGTCAAGTTGCAAGTTCCAGGACTGATCCGTTTACTGCATCCCCTCTGCACGGTTACAGTGGCATGAATCTGAACATGAATTTAAGTGGTCACCACCACGGACCGGGTGCTTTTTTTCGTTACATGAGGCAGCCGATCAAGCAAGAACTTATTTGCAAGTGGATGGAGCCAGAACAAGCCCCGAAAATACTTTGCTCCAAAACATACAGCAACATGCACGACCTGGTAACGCATGTCACAGTAGAGCACGTTGGGGGACCCGAGCAAGGTAATCATATATGTTTTTGGGAAGAGTGTCCCAGAGAAGGAAAACCTTTCAAAGCCAAGTATAAACTTGTAAATCATATCCGAGTACACACCGGCGAGAAGCCGTTCCCGTGCCCCTTCCCTGGCTGTGGCAAAGTATTTGCAAGATCTGAAAAtctcaagatacacaaaaggacTCACACAGGTCAGTAATTTAATTCATCGTATTAAATGCGTTTTGAAATATTTCATTGTCTTTTGAATTTATTTGCAAGTTCAATGCATGTGAAATACCAGTTACATTATAGATTAGAATAAGCATATATTTGTATAGTAAGAAGCAAGTTCaaattgaaaacacatttaatgaaatcttctttttatttaagttattgtATTATGCgacataatgaaaaaaacacgTTTCTGGTTGGGAAAGGAGACTACACAAAATGTTTTGCAACTACTGACAAAGGTGTTTCAGGTTCCATTAAGTAACACAATACATACACTATTCGTGTTATTATTGAAGTCTATATACGTACTTTTATGTGCTTTGAAAAtgtataatgattttttttcttcctgcattttcaaaaagtaaattGCAGAATGAATCCGTGACGTGTCAAAAACATTTTACTtcacatttatatataaacactGTACGTATAAACTACAACAAAATATAACTTCCCTCAAAACTGTCTTTGAACTCTCCCAGTCTGAATTATTTATAATGAATGAAACTGTGTCTACAGGGATTTCAAACTTGATAGAATACTCCGTGAAGCGGTATTAATTAGTTTATCAGCCAGTGCTTGTTGTCTCGATTACTCGCTTAATCCAAAATACAACACCGCAAGGCCTTGTGTGGTTGCCTCGTTTAGAATAGACTCGAGAGCAAAATCTCATaccgttttaatttttttttctttaaacaaatatTCAGTAGTTTTACAAGTGAATGCGATTTTACGTCCCGTCcagtccccccccaccccccccccccccccggacgaGGTAATAGGGCCTAAACTACTAGTTTTCTTAGTCTGTTCCCTTCCTTCAATAACTTGATACAGGAAAACTGCGCGGCGCGGAACTAATcggcatttctttttaaaaagtttaattgtAAGTACGTAAATGCAGAACATTCTCAAACTTTTAGCAATTAATAGACATATGTAAAGTGTTGCTGAACTACTCTGTAGTTAAGCAGCATAAGTTTAAGAGATgcagacatttaaaaacacaacaaaccaaCCAAACAGTAGGCTACTTCAGAACAAAACAACTTTTCCGGTAGCTGTTAAATACATATGATATTTTTGTAACCTATACAATTGCAACTAATATTGTACTATTACGGTAGTGCAATGTTTACCTACTTAAATGTGACAATTTCTTCACCAGAATCGTTTTGCGACAGTTTAGTAATTGTACAGGCTACactaacctttttttcttttttttttttttttttacaacgatACTACTAATATAGCCTGTATTGTTGTTAGACCATTTCTATGATGCCCTTGCAATTAAATAGACGATATTTTACTGTTATTACATGCTTCAAATGTTCAAGTTAAGAAAAAGGaagctttgttttattaatgttatgtTCCAAATAATGTAGgccttacttatttttttttaatctattttttaaaatattatcatCCGTATGTGTGCTTCatattaattattcatttattaattacCTTGGGAGTTGTTGCTTCATTCAAAGTAAACCCTGATACATATTTAGGTTTTCTTAACTGGAAATAGAAATGCAATTAAATAAACAAGATGAAGCTTTCTTCAACAGAaacatttgtattaattattatggTGTAtagttgtgtggtccagtggttaaagaaactggcttgtaactagaaggtccccggttcaaatcccaactcagccactgactcattgtgtgaccctgagcaagtcacttaacctccttgtgctccgtctttcggggtgagacgtagttgtaagtgactctgcagctgatgcatagttcacacaccctagtctctgtaagtcgccttggataaaggcgtctgctaaataaacaaataataataataatagttgattAAGTATTGAactgcttttttgtgtgtttgtttgtcttgcctGTTTTTAGAGCTACACATAATTTAACGTTCAGAACACCAAGTAATAATCATGCGTTAGACACAGCATTGACTATTACTAATATAATATGCAAATACAAAACGCTTGAAGTTTTTAAATGCATAATCGGGTGGCCATATTAGCATATATGTTAGACTATGTTTGGTGTTGAACCATTAACAAGTGTTCAAAAATGGCGGCTAGTGCTATATGCTTCATGTAGGCCTGCGCTTGTTAGCATTGCATAAGCTAAATATGATACATAATTTCAACCCATTCTAACTTAATAGACCAGCTTGAatcatgtattaaaaaaaggaatcgACCGACAATATTGCACTATATTATATGGGCCACTATAATACTAGATTTGCTGTCTTCTATTAAATTGATATTCCAAAGAAATAAGGGATTTACGGCGGGAATATTTTTCCAAACATGGGAATAAGAAAAGTGCATTTGCTCGTAGTTACCGCATTCTGCAGACTGTACAATGGCTGTGTTTAGGAGTACGGGTATCCCATGGGTCCCCTACTTACTGCTTGCTTGTAGTACACTATTATCCATGATTGGCTGTCTCAACCCAACAGCTGAAGGTCAACTTGTTCCTCAACGTGCAACTGTAATTATATAGTAGTATTAAATACGTTGACATGCACTTTCTAATTGATGCTAATGTCTTATGGTACCAGTTTGTTTTGATAGGGATACATTCATTAACGtaacaataaagcaatacgtgAATACTCTACTGCAAAAACTCTTTTGCTTCTCCGTTTCACGACATAATTCGGTgttcttttaatgcatttttgtattatatatatattttttaggtgGACATTGTTTATgattattaaaatatgtaatgAGCTCATCGTATTCTATAACTATATTGTGTATTTAATACAAtgaaatataaacacaaaatCCACGCCAATTAGGAGGTGTATTGGTATTCCCGAGTCTCATTTAAAGTAACATAATTACAGTGGGATTTTCgttttcaaaaaatattaaaacgTTGATTTAACTGTGTCCAGATTTGAAGAGATATTATTCACATAAATGTAAAGTACAATAAGATAGTACTCTTCTCAATTGTCATCTGAAATGGGATGCACTTTCTGATTGTACGAACTTAAATGTATGAACTTAACAATAGAATTATGCACAGAATTGGAATATGTGCAATATGAATTGAAGTTTTATTGACAGAAAAAAGTGGAAAAAATATTATTGGGCAGTATGGCCTGTGACTGTATCATGCAAACCCATTGCTGTGTGTCTGTAATGATGCCATACACTGATGTTTGCTATTGTGTTGGCTTTCACAGACCAATCACTTATTGATACAGAGATCATTCAAAGTAAACACAGGCCATACCATCATACATGGGGGaacaagtttatatatatatgtgtgtgtgtgtgtgtgtgtgtgtgtgtgtgtgtgtgtgtgtgtgtgtgtgtgtgtgtgtgtgtgtgtgtgtgtgtgtgtgtgttcatccaGAATTTGCTTTTAGCCTCACGGGAAAAGTAGACACATATGGAATGCTCTGTACTGTAGTAAAAAGTAGTGTGTTATGCTTTCACTGTGAGCTTTAGAAAAGAAAGGAACAGGAGGGATAAACAGTAATTTTTATAACATTATGCCTTTTTATATTTCTATTTAAACTTAAGCTTAACCGTTTAAAATAACTGTTTGCCTTTTGTGTTATCTTTTTAGGAGAAAAACCTTTTAAATGCGAATTCGATGGCTGCGATAGACGTTTTGCTAACAGCAGTGACAGAAAGAAGCACTCCCACGTGCACACCAGTGATAAGCCATATAACTGCAAAGTGAGAGGCTGTGATAAATCTTACACACACCCCAGCTCCCTACGAAAGCACATGAAGGTGCATTGCAAGTCTCCACCTCCAAGCTCCGGCTACGAGTCCTCCACACCTTCTCTGGTTTCTCCCTCCTCGGACTCAGGTCGAGACCCAGCTTCCTCCGCTCACTCCGAGCCCCTCTCTTCTTCCCAAGCAGCCAACTTGAGTGAGTGGTACGTGTGTCACAGCACAGGGGCAGGTGGGATCCCAAACCCTCCCAGCAACTCTTCTTCACCTGACCCTTTGGA
The sequence above is drawn from the Acipenser ruthenus chromosome 12, fAciRut3.2 maternal haplotype, whole genome shotgun sequence genome and encodes:
- the LOC117417285 gene encoding zinc finger protein ZIC 4-like isoform X1, yielding MDPAFSKRNTALRLVDLAGAHHHHHHHHTPESMTGFPGFSSHPHSMAHPHPGEITSEPRLGPSPFGPEHMGHSSALKLSPAHHYPHHHHHHHHRNPHMAGHTEVVSSQTGAFGPVQAAAVPYPMSHTAQALSAGRDFFLRRDLTAPAMPGLTDPGTSSHHGMFVSTTGSYPGLHGHHPEAGNHTLFSGLHYEQSSNAAPGGHALNGQIRLGIPGEMYARADHFSQVASSRTDPFTASPLHGYSGMNLNMNLSGHHHGPGAFFRYMRQPIKQELICKWMEPEQAPKILCSKTYSNMHDLVTHVTVEHVGGPEQGNHICFWEECPREGKPFKAKYKLVNHIRVHTGEKPFPCPFPGCGKVFARSENLKIHKRTHTGEKPFKCEFDGCDRRFANSSDRKKHSHVHTSDKPYNCKVRGCDKSYTHPSSLRKHMKVHCKSPPPSSGYESSTPSLVSPSSDSGRDPASSAHSEPLSSSQAANLSEWYVCHSTGAGGIPNPPSNSSSPDPLDKPPYRNSGHRNTF
- the LOC117417285 gene encoding zinc finger protein ZIC 4-like isoform X2, with protein sequence MDPAFSKRNTALRLVDLAGAHHHHHHHHTPESMTGFPGFSSHPHSMAHPHPGEITSEPRLGPSPFGPEHMGHSSALKLSPAHHYPHHHHHHHHRNPHMAGHTEVVSSQTGAFGPVQAAAVPYPMSHTAQALSAGSYPGLHGHHPEAGNHTLFSGLHYEQSSNAAPGGHALNGQIRLGIPGEMYARADHFSQVASSRTDPFTASPLHGYSGMNLNMNLSGHHHGPGAFFRYMRQPIKQELICKWMEPEQAPKILCSKTYSNMHDLVTHVTVEHVGGPEQGNHICFWEECPREGKPFKAKYKLVNHIRVHTGEKPFPCPFPGCGKVFARSENLKIHKRTHTGEKPFKCEFDGCDRRFANSSDRKKHSHVHTSDKPYNCKVRGCDKSYTHPSSLRKHMKVHCKSPPPSSGYESSTPSLVSPSSDSGRDPASSAHSEPLSSSQAANLSEWYVCHSTGAGGIPNPPSNSSSPDPLDKPPYRNSGHRNTF